In Pseudodesulfovibrio sp. JC047, a genomic segment contains:
- a CDS encoding YwbE family protein gives MDGKNRKDIKPGLRVNIVLKKDQRTGTLTEGIVARLLTKSPTHPHGIKVRLEDGQVGRVKEILPE, from the coding sequence ATGGACGGCAAAAACAGAAAAGACATCAAGCCCGGCTTGCGTGTCAATATTGTCCTGAAAAAGGACCAACGGACCGGCACACTCACCGAAGGTATTGTCGCCAGACTCCTGACCAAATCTCCGACCCATCCTCATGGCATCAAGGTCCGACTCGAAGACGGACAGGTCGGGCGGGTCAAGGAAATACTCCCGGAGTAA
- the rd gene encoding rubredoxin, giving the protein MQKYVCEICGYVYDPELGDPDSDIPAGTSFEDIPEDWTCPICGATKESFVPED; this is encoded by the coding sequence ATGCAGAAATACGTCTGTGAGATTTGTGGCTATGTCTATGATCCCGAACTGGGCGATCCTGATTCCGACATCCCGGCGGGGACCAGTTTTGAAGATATCCCCGAAGATTGGACGTGTCCCATTTGCGGTGCGACCAAGGAAAGCTTTGTCCCTGAAGACTAG
- a CDS encoding YaiI/YqxD family protein, whose product MTPHIWVDADACPNVIKDILFKVALRRQIHITLVANISLSVPTSPLIKTLVVPAGFNEADDEIVRQVAPGDLVITADIPLADAIVAKGATGLNPRGELYTEDNVKGLLRMRNLMEELRSGGMVAGGPPPIGSKDKQQFTNQLDRFLTRNIPKS is encoded by the coding sequence ATGACACCACATATCTGGGTCGATGCAGACGCCTGCCCCAATGTTATCAAGGACATTCTGTTCAAGGTTGCTCTTCGTCGGCAAATTCACATCACGTTGGTCGCCAACATTTCGCTGTCTGTCCCGACATCTCCGCTCATCAAGACCCTCGTGGTCCCCGCTGGATTCAACGAGGCAGACGATGAAATCGTCCGACAAGTCGCTCCCGGAGATCTGGTCATCACTGCGGATATTCCTCTTGCGGACGCCATTGTCGCCAAAGGCGCGACAGGTCTCAATCCTCGGGGAGAATTGTACACCGAAGACAATGTCAAAGGATTGCTCCGAATGCGCAATCTGATGGAGGAACTGCGAAGCGGCGGCATGGTCGCTGGAGGTCCCCCGCCCATTGGTTCCAAGGACAAACAACAATTCACCAACCAACTGGATCGATTTCTGACACGAAATATCCCCAAATCCTGA
- a CDS encoding transcriptional repressor — protein sequence MTHEMGFRLSKQRKVILEELQKVTSHPTADEVYDMVRKIIPRISLGTVYRNLEFLSTQGLILKLGGPGEQKRFDGNAEPHPHIRCEVCTAVADVDCEIAIPQLPEGHTAGYKVLYTNVEFVGICPKCQKAQH from the coding sequence ATGACTCATGAGATGGGATTTCGACTTTCCAAACAACGGAAAGTGATATTGGAAGAATTGCAGAAGGTTACGTCGCATCCAACGGCTGATGAAGTCTATGACATGGTGCGTAAGATCATTCCGCGAATTAGTCTTGGGACTGTCTATCGCAACTTGGAATTTCTTTCGACCCAGGGATTGATTTTGAAATTGGGTGGTCCGGGAGAGCAAAAGCGGTTTGATGGTAATGCTGAGCCGCATCCGCATATTCGGTGTGAAGTCTGTACAGCCGTGGCAGATGTCGATTGTGAAATTGCCATACCGCAGCTTCCCGAAGGGCATACCGCAGGGTACAAGGTTTTGTATACCAATGTGGAATTCGTGGGCATTTGCCCAAAGTGTCAAAAAGCACAGCACTAA
- a CDS encoding desulfoferrodoxin produces MGIKIGEVYKCEACGNIVLAIHAGAGDLVCCGQDMVLMSENTVDAAVEKHVPVMTKDGDTITVKVGDVAHPMEEKHYIEWIEVNVGDTCFVKALKPGDAPEASFCACGLTGDIAVRAYCNLHGLWAA; encoded by the coding sequence ATGGGAATCAAAATCGGTGAAGTGTACAAATGTGAGGCGTGTGGCAATATCGTCCTCGCTATCCATGCAGGTGCCGGCGATCTGGTTTGTTGTGGACAGGACATGGTTTTGATGAGCGAAAATACGGTTGATGCAGCCGTGGAAAAACATGTTCCCGTGATGACCAAAGATGGTGATACCATTACCGTGAAGGTGGGCGATGTCGCGCATCCCATGGAAGAAAAACATTATATCGAGTGGATTGAAGTGAATGTTGGTGACACCTGTTTCGTCAAGGCGCTCAAACCAGGCGATGCACCGGAAGCCTCGTTCTGTGCCTGTGGTTTGACCGGCGACATTGCTGTCCGGGCCTATTGTAATTTGCACGGACTTTGGGCTGCCTAG
- a CDS encoding FprA family A-type flavoprotein, with protein MKPVEIKKDIFWIGSVDWNRRNFHGYSNSPYGTTYNNFLILDEHVTLVDTVAEEFWGTLQCNIAQVLGDRTIDYFVINHLEPDHAGCLALAIEKYKPKKIYTSPMGQKAMMAHFHYKDWPVEVVPNGTEISIGTRHLSFLETRMLHWPDSMLTYCPEDKIAFTNDAFGQNWATSERFADEVERVKLEELMRFYYANIVLPYSPVVIKTMKLLKEMNLEIDMLCPDHGLMFRGEDCQWAMDKYVEYAEQKPKKKAVIVYDSMWHSTEKMAVAVATGLVDEGISVRLMSMKNNHHSEVMHEVFDSAAVIVGSPTHNNGILPLMADMLTYMKGLRPQNKIGSAIGSFGWSGECVKVLTQWLNDMNMDVIDPVKNQYIPDHDALGKCYEQGKTIAAAIKAKLD; from the coding sequence ATGAAGCCGGTTGAAATTAAGAAAGACATTTTTTGGATTGGTTCGGTGGACTGGAATCGTCGCAATTTTCATGGCTATTCCAATTCCCCGTATGGCACCACCTACAACAATTTTTTGATTCTGGACGAGCATGTCACACTGGTGGACACTGTTGCCGAAGAATTTTGGGGCACCCTCCAGTGCAACATTGCGCAGGTGCTGGGCGATCGGACCATTGACTATTTTGTCATCAATCATCTTGAGCCTGACCATGCCGGGTGCTTGGCATTGGCCATTGAAAAATACAAACCCAAGAAGATATATACCTCACCCATGGGACAAAAAGCCATGATGGCCCATTTCCATTACAAGGATTGGCCTGTCGAGGTGGTGCCTAACGGCACGGAAATCAGCATCGGTACGCGGCATCTGTCGTTCCTTGAAACCCGGATGCTGCATTGGCCGGATTCCATGCTGACCTATTGCCCCGAAGACAAGATCGCTTTTACCAATGATGCCTTTGGGCAGAACTGGGCCACATCCGAGCGGTTTGCCGACGAGGTCGAGCGCGTGAAGTTGGAAGAGTTGATGCGGTTTTATTACGCCAATATCGTGCTGCCATACTCCCCGGTGGTCATCAAGACCATGAAGCTCTTGAAAGAGATGAATCTCGAAATCGACATGCTGTGTCCGGATCATGGTCTGATGTTCCGTGGCGAAGACTGCCAGTGGGCCATGGATAAATATGTGGAATATGCCGAACAGAAGCCCAAGAAAAAGGCTGTGATCGTGTATGATTCCATGTGGCATTCCACAGAAAAAATGGCTGTGGCCGTGGCGACCGGACTGGTTGACGAAGGCATATCCGTGCGACTCATGTCCATGAAGAACAACCATCATTCCGAAGTCATGCACGAGGTGTTCGACTCGGCTGCCGTGATCGTTGGTTCGCCGACACACAATAACGGCATCCTGCCGCTCATGGCGGATATGTTGACCTACATGAAGGGCCTGCGTCCGCAAAACAAGATCGGTTCCGCCATTGGTTCCTTTGGATGGTCCGGCGAATGCGTCAAGGTCCTGACCCAGTGGTTGAATGATATGAATATGGACGTGATTGATCCCGTGAAAAACCAATATATTCCGGATCATGACGCGCTGGGCAAGTGCTATGAACAGGGCAAGACCATTGCCGCTGCCATCAAGGCCAAGTTGGATTAA
- the rbr gene encoding rubrerythrin produces the protein MSLKGTQTEKNILTAFIGESQARNKYTYFASVAKKEGYVQIFNIFTETANHEKEHAKRLFKFLEGGDVEVTAAFPAGKIGTTLENLYAAAAGEKEEHECMYPDFAKIARKEGFEDIACVMDNIAIAEAYHEERYKSLIANIEAGTVFKKEEAVVWRCQNCGYNHTGPSAPGKCPACDHPQAHFELKDTNW, from the coding sequence ATGTCACTGAAGGGAACTCAGACTGAAAAGAATATTTTGACCGCTTTTATCGGCGAATCTCAGGCTCGGAACAAGTACACCTACTTTGCCAGCGTGGCGAAGAAAGAAGGGTACGTCCAGATTTTCAATATATTCACAGAGACTGCCAACCATGAGAAGGAACACGCCAAGCGTTTGTTCAAGTTTCTCGAAGGTGGCGATGTCGAAGTGACCGCAGCCTTCCCTGCCGGAAAGATCGGGACCACGTTGGAGAATCTGTACGCTGCCGCAGCTGGTGAAAAAGAGGAGCATGAATGTATGTATCCTGATTTTGCCAAGATCGCTCGCAAAGAGGGTTTTGAGGATATTGCCTGTGTGATGGATAATATTGCCATCGCTGAAGCCTATCATGAGGAGCGGTACAAATCATTGATCGCCAATATCGAAGCGGGCACAGTTTTCAAGAAAGAGGAAGCGGTCGTGTGGCGGTGTCAGAATTGCGGTTACAACCATACCGGCCCCTCGGCCCCCGGCAAATGTCCGGCCTGTGATCATCCCCAGGCTCATTTTGAACTCAAAGATACCAACTGGTAA